The Paenalcaligenes faecalis genome has a window encoding:
- a CDS encoding ABC transporter permease, whose protein sequence is MTQSHSRFLRSDNDCLHLQGEWVLSNYRALCDEIRQFAQKKSSYNTIDFSQLDKLDTAGAEQLCELLTPEQLEDRLDHAVGLSTERDALLRTVARALSTQEAPPKKPNYSVMGDFFARIGGATQRFWNQFLELTAFVGLTLETLFFNMLRPSRWRVTAIVAQIEETAFNAVPIIFLLTFLVGAVIAFLGATILSDFGATIYTVNLVGFSFLREFAVLLTAILMAGRTASAFTAQIGSMKANEEIDALRAQGLNPMLILVIPRVLAMLIAMPMLTFIGMIAGIFGGALVCFWTLGISPTMFIDIFNEDVSIRHFFLGMAKAPIFAFLIAVIGCLQGFKVTGSAQSVGERTTAAVVHSIFIVILLDAMAALFYMEMGW, encoded by the coding sequence ATGACCCAATCCCACTCTCGCTTTCTTCGTAGTGATAATGACTGCCTCCACTTACAAGGTGAGTGGGTGTTGTCTAACTATCGCGCTTTATGTGATGAAATCCGTCAGTTCGCACAAAAAAAATCGTCTTACAACACGATTGATTTCTCGCAGTTAGATAAATTAGATACAGCAGGTGCGGAACAACTGTGCGAACTCCTCACCCCAGAGCAGCTCGAAGACCGCCTTGATCACGCCGTAGGCTTATCCACTGAGCGTGATGCCTTATTACGCACTGTAGCTAGGGCATTAAGCACCCAAGAAGCGCCACCCAAAAAACCGAATTATTCGGTGATGGGAGATTTTTTTGCGCGTATAGGGGGGGCGACTCAACGATTTTGGAACCAGTTTCTAGAATTAACCGCTTTTGTTGGCCTCACTCTAGAGACTTTATTTTTTAATATGCTACGGCCTAGCCGCTGGCGTGTTACGGCTATTGTGGCTCAAATCGAGGAAACGGCCTTTAATGCGGTTCCCATCATTTTCTTATTAACCTTTTTAGTTGGTGCCGTTATTGCCTTTTTAGGTGCCACCATTCTCTCTGATTTTGGTGCAACGATTTACACGGTGAATCTGGTGGGCTTCTCATTCTTGCGTGAGTTTGCGGTATTGTTGACGGCTATTCTTATGGCGGGTCGTACAGCGAGTGCCTTTACGGCTCAGATTGGCTCCATGAAAGCCAACGAAGAAATTGATGCCTTACGGGCTCAGGGTTTAAACCCAATGCTTATTTTGGTCATCCCCCGAGTACTTGCCATGCTTATCGCCATGCCTATGCTGACATTCATTGGCATGATTGCGGGGATTTTTGGTGGTGCTTTGGTTTGTTTTTGGACCTTAGGCATCTCTCCAACCATGTTCATTGATATTTTCAACGAAGATGTCTCTATTCGCCATTTCTTTTTAGGCATGGCTAAAGCGCCTATTTTTGCCTTTTTAATTGCAGTGATTGGGTGTTTACAAGGCTTCAAAGTCACAGGCAGTGCGCAGTCAGTAGGTGAGCGCACAACCGCTGCTGTGGTCCACTCTATTTTTATCGTTATTTTACTCGATGCAATGGCAGCACTATTTTATATGGAAATGGGGTGGTAA